A part of Emys orbicularis isolate rEmyOrb1 chromosome 13, rEmyOrb1.hap1, whole genome shotgun sequence genomic DNA contains:
- the LOC135888146 gene encoding acetylcholinesterase-like gives MLGLLSALPCLLLLSLPGISSGSDDDSTVVLTTSGPIRGKRLQAGSGTVTAFLGIPYAEPPVGALRFQKPLPHQPWSHVLETTGFGNVCHQPPLTGYPDAETWTPKRPQSEDCLFLNIWVPHPRPPAPAPIIVWIHGGGFYSGAASVDVYDGRFLATTGNAIVASMNYRLGALGFLSLPPATPGNAGLWDQRLALHWLRDNAATFGGDPARFLLFGHGSGAASVGFHLLSPGSRPLFTRAAMQSGAPTAPWAWISLKEAQERGRRLGHLLGCTDSDDTALVGCLQGKEAGEFPKHEFSILHHRELLGFPFVPTPDGDFLPDTPPRLLQAEHGQPMPIMAGFNTNEGSHMLIFGAPSLNLKNASNVGWEELLQVVRLTVPGAPEEAVWAVAQRYSKEGERHGKARYRWAMDQIAGDYLFVCPVAEVAGREAEANSSVYAYYFTHRRSSLSTPEWTGVPHGSELRYLFGTLASVGKANHTHTEAEAAMSQRMMQSCGKFVSSGNPTGIGGSGKQWHPYDPTKQNFFRIGLEPPQVKETSPAHRCSFLASLLTRKPSPTGEHQRAERTAALEGKGLVSPHRSEPANPHYPWGWIGAGAP, from the exons ATGCTGGGACTCCTCTCCGCGCTCCCCTGcctgcttctcctctccctgccgggCATCAGCTCTGGCTCCGATGACGACAGCACCGTGGTGCTCACCACCAGTGGCCCCATCCGGGGCAAGCGCCTCCAGGCCGGTTCCGGCACAGTGACGGCCTTCCTGGGCATCCCCTACGCCGAGCCCCCCGTGGGGGCCTTGCGCTTCCAGAAACCGCTTCCCCACCAGCCCTGGAGCCACGTCCTGGAGACCACCGGCTTCGGCAATGTCTGCCACCAGCCTCCGCTTACTGGTTACCCTGATGCCGAAACATGGACACCCAAAAGGCCACAGTCTGAGGACTGCCTCTTCCTCAACATCTGGGTGCCCCATCCCCGGCCCCCCGCGCCGGCCCCCATAATCGTCTGGATCCACGGCGGGGGGTTCTACTCAGGTGCAGCCTCCGTCGATGTCTACGACGGGCGCTTCCTAGCCACCACCGGGAACGCGATAGTGGCCTCCATGAACTACCGGCTGGGGGCGCTGGGCTTCCTGtctctgcccccagccaccccGGGGAACGCCGGCCTGTGGGACCAGCGCCTGGCGCTGCACTGGCTGCGGGACAACGCAGCCACCTTCGGAGGGGATCCGGCCCGTTTCCTCCTTTTCGGCCATGGCTCTGGGGCTGCGTCAGTCGGCTtccacctcctctccccagggagccGGCCCCTCTTCACTCGTGCCGCGATGCAGAGTGGAGCCCCGACAGCACCCTGGGCCTGGATTTCACTCAAAGAGGCCCAGGAGAGAGGCCGGAGGCTGGGCCACCTGCTGGGCTGCACCGATAGCGATGACACCGCCCTGGTGGGCTGCCTGCAGGGGAAGGAAGCAGGGGAGTTCCCCAAACATGAGTTCTCCATCTTGCACCACAGGGAGCTGCTGGGGTTTCCCTTTGTGCCGACACCAGATGGGGATTTCCTCCCTGATACACCACCAAGACTCTTGCAGGCTGAGCACGGACAGCCTATGCCTATCATGGCTGGTTTCAACACCAATGAAGGCTCCCACATGCTAATCTTTGGTGCCCCCAGCCTCAACCTGAAGAACGCCAGCAATGTCGGCtgggaggagctgctgcaggtggtgaGGCTCACAGTGCCAGGAGCCCCAGAAGAGGCCGTCTGGGCCGTGGCACAGCGGTACAGCAAGGAAGGGGAGAGGCACGGCAAGGCACGATACCGATGGGCCATGGATCAAATCGCTGGTGACTACCTCTTTGTGTGCCCGGTAGCTGAGGTGGCTGGGCGGGAGGCGGAGGCCAATAGTTCCGTGTACGCCTACTACTTCACCCACCGCAGGAGCAGCTTGTCTACACCTGAATGGACGGGGGTGCCGCACGGCTCTGAGCTGCGCTACCTGTTCGGGACCCTGGCGTCCGTGGGAAAAGCCAACCACACGCACACGGAGGCCGAGGCAGCGATGAGCCAAAGGATGATGCAGTCCTGCGGCAAGTTCGTCAGCAGCGG GAACCCCACGGGGAtagggggcagcgggaagcagtgGCACCCCTACGACCCCACAAAGCAGAACTTCTTCCGCATCGGACTGGAGCCGCCCCAAGTCAAGGAGACGTCCCCTGCCCACCGCTGCAGCTTCTTGGCATCACTGCTCACAAGGAAGCCGAGCCCTACTGGTGAGCATCAGAGGGCTGAAAGGACAGCagccctagaggggaaaggcctcgTGTCTCCCCACCGCTCTGAGCCAGCCAATCCCCACTatccctggggctggattggagctggtGCCCCGTAG